Proteins co-encoded in one Afipia sp. P52-10 genomic window:
- a CDS encoding thioredoxin family protein, whose amino-acid sequence MRSEFPQYKERTGLSVAIAAVGLFFATQASAQTRAVVELFTSQGCSSCPEADRLLGEIAKDPTVVAVSLPIDYWDYLGWKDTLADPKFTARQKAYSKARGDRQVYTPQIVVNGKLHALGSDRAGIEQAIKDSTGKSGVMSVPVKVAVANGQIGISVPDAPAGVHPGEVWISAIAKAMPVSIARGENKGKEVIYHNVVRNWLKVGDWTGKSASWTVPIENLSGQGVDGAVVYVQEGSREKPGAMLGASYATLR is encoded by the coding sequence ATGCGAAGCGAATTCCCGCAATACAAAGAACGAACAGGGCTCTCTGTCGCCATTGCCGCAGTAGGTCTGTTTTTTGCGACGCAAGCTTCGGCGCAGACCCGCGCAGTCGTCGAGCTGTTCACCTCGCAAGGATGCTCGTCGTGTCCGGAAGCGGACAGGTTGCTGGGCGAGATCGCGAAGGATCCGACCGTGGTCGCCGTCAGCCTGCCGATCGACTACTGGGATTATCTTGGCTGGAAGGACACGCTGGCCGATCCGAAATTCACCGCGCGGCAGAAAGCGTATTCGAAGGCCCGCGGCGACCGGCAGGTCTATACGCCGCAGATCGTCGTCAACGGCAAGCTGCATGCGCTCGGCAGCGATCGCGCGGGGATCGAGCAGGCGATCAAGGACAGTACCGGTAAGTCCGGTGTGATGTCCGTCCCGGTCAAGGTGGCGGTTGCAAACGGACAGATCGGCATTTCGGTCCCGGATGCGCCGGCGGGCGTTCATCCCGGCGAGGTCTGGATCAGCGCGATCGCCAAGGCGATGCCGGTGTCGATTGCCCGTGGCGAGAACAAGGGCAAGGAAGTCATCTACCACAACGTCGTGCGCAACTGGCTGAAGGTCGGCGACTGGACCGGCAAGTCGGCGAGTTGGACCGTGCCGATCGAGAATCTCTCGGGGCAGGGGGTTGATGGCGCGGTGGTCTATGTGCAGGAAGGCAGCCGCGAGAAGCCGGGTGCCATGCTCGGCGCGAGCTACGCCACCCTGCGCTGA
- a CDS encoding Bax inhibitor-1/YccA family protein, producing the protein MSDLDRNYASPFGRAATRADAATVDAGLRAYMLRIYNYMVIGLAITGFAALGVYMFAVTGDAASAVKNASGAALALKSGQYLTPFGYAMFASPLKWLFILAPLVMVFAISFGIQRLKPATAQMLFWAFAALMGISLSSIFLVYTHTSIVRVFFITAASFGALSLYGYTTQRDLTGMGSFLIMGLFGVIIASLVNIFLASSMLQFVVSVVGVLVFAGLTAWDTQRLKNEYIYGYAGEGDVAERSAIMGALSLYLNFINLFTLLMQLLGQRE; encoded by the coding sequence ATGTCGGACTTGGACCGTAACTACGCATCTCCTTTCGGCCGGGCTGCCACCCGCGCGGATGCCGCGACCGTCGATGCCGGTCTGCGGGCCTACATGCTGCGCATCTACAACTACATGGTGATCGGCCTCGCCATCACCGGCTTCGCCGCGCTCGGCGTCTATATGTTCGCCGTGACCGGTGATGCCGCCTCCGCCGTCAAGAACGCCTCCGGGGCGGCTCTGGCGCTGAAGAGCGGCCAGTACCTGACCCCGTTCGGCTACGCGATGTTCGCCAGCCCGCTGAAGTGGCTGTTCATCCTGGCCCCGCTGGTCATGGTGTTCGCCATCTCGTTCGGCATCCAGCGGCTGAAGCCGGCAACGGCGCAGATGCTGTTCTGGGCCTTCGCGGCGCTGATGGGCATCTCGTTGTCGTCGATCTTCCTGGTGTACACGCACACCTCGATCGTGCGCGTGTTCTTCATCACGGCGGCTTCGTTCGGTGCGCTCAGCCTGTACGGCTATACCACCCAGCGTGACCTGACCGGCATGGGCTCGTTCCTGATCATGGGCCTGTTCGGCGTCATCATCGCGAGCCTGGTCAACATCTTCCTGGCCTCGTCGATGCTGCAGTTCGTGGTGTCGGTGGTGGGCGTGCTGGTGTTCGCGGGCCTGACCGCCTGGGATACCCAGCGGCTGAAGAACGAGTACATCTACGGCTATGCCGGCGAAGGCGACGTTGCCGAGCGTTCGGCGATCATGGGTGCGCTCTCGCTGTACCTGAACTTCATCAACCTGTTCACGCTGCTGATGCAGCTCCTCGGCCAGCGCGAGTAA
- a CDS encoding DUF2794 domain-containing protein, producing the protein MSLMPGDGEPSESRGAERVSPAAAPGRVTFNRFELNRILNLYGRQVAAGEWRDYAIDFLKDRAVFSIFRRSSEMPLYRIEKNPRLARKQGAYSVISATGHILRRGHELDRVLLVIDRKLSLV; encoded by the coding sequence ATGAGCCTGATGCCCGGCGATGGTGAGCCCAGCGAGAGCCGGGGAGCGGAGCGCGTTTCGCCTGCTGCCGCTCCCGGACGGGTCACCTTCAATCGTTTCGAACTCAATCGGATTCTCAACCTTTATGGCCGGCAGGTTGCGGCCGGCGAGTGGCGCGACTACGCGATCGACTTCCTGAAGGACCGCGCGGTGTTCTCGATCTTCCGCCGCTCCTCGGAGATGCCGCTCTACCGGATCGAGAAGAACCCGCGGCTGGCGCGCAAGCAGGGCGCCTACAGCGTCATCTCGGCGACCGGCCATATCCTGCGGCGCGGCCACGAACTGGACCGCGTGCTGCTGGTGATCGACCGCAAGCTGTCTTTGGTCTGA